Proteins from a single region of Psilocybe cubensis strain MGC-MH-2018 chromosome 3, whole genome shotgun sequence:
- a CDS encoding Ergosteryl-beta-glucosidase, whose protein sequence is MPQIPATSPATGLPTTPSFLHTTSFSFVDTHGRTLLLRGVNLSGASKAPVGRLSHVLDGFWESAGADEDTDCWYGEEEDDEEAIVDDEEDEDRVGESSGSSSGRSSRASSRSSGKGKGKARDKLSFVGRPLRLEDGSADVHLARLRGWGFNLLRFPFTWEALEHEGPGKYDYEFMDYTIQVLCKCKEYGFRVYMDPHQDTWSRFSGGSGAPFWTLPACGINPRHITATQAALLHCEYPSPYDPSGPAPATLPAMAWSTNYGRLLSQTVFTLFFAGRDFAPNCIIDGVNIQDYLQSHYIEACGRLADRIRAYDDAQIAAGVWRRGEGLLDACVIGWDSLNEPFEGLCGWVDLAVNPTAQGSTLKKGTYPTPAQSLRLGMGQKQTVEHWTFGAFGPTRDGVVEIDPKGRKVWADAAALSPDADSDWAGGELPDGTHPRWGWKRDVSKWPLGTCIWAQHGVWDVETGFVLRPAYFRTHPVTGVEVEFLSDYWKPHWLAYAARVRRAHPEGMVFVQPPVFAIPPAFTEEELGGRTAYAPHYYDGLTLVTRHWNWFNADALGLLRGKYTSALRAVKLGEGAIRKSLHEQLGYLQGDVSAASGVLGGDSTRGYPTVIGEIGTPFDMDGKRAYGWTDSGKHQGDYSSQEKALDASLQACDAWVLTKGKERERERETGGGNGRGDSLNYTVWTYVPDDHSHEWGDGWNLEDLSLWSPDDVVRDDEEECCCCCDEEDETDIVRRQQQQQREAEGVYGDVQDMRIPRVSSDNNELDDVVAEADATTLRTDSRAVLLMDGEREADALASLAGAGAHASSASAIKCNCSPRNCARRRRRPQVSRAGSSAKLVKADRKLQRQQQPERSLPMTAALSSLSLATLGSSTGMGVDVHALSQQVQRQRFTRAQSSAQQLEQDERGRPGNARSRSKVSVASTATASSFDSERTSKSSLVKHRHHHHSKSCPRHHPHTRSSSSNSTSSGIPLPLLRAGYDLNPYTFLTNGARAVRAFARPWPVAVVGRAVDVRFDVAKGVFKLVVWVGWEDRPPAGSSNRSSRSSGTRTQEDGDEGGVERRMPTEVFLPLVHYAHPRLLESARSGKDSTRRSSKEEKAKAMEKYAAQGNLKLRDERGRGGYPPTASMASLVPHDGDEEGAAQRRGTSLESSVTTLAPTPVITSAPPPPHVRALEPVTRKSSDELSSPLSTMTNPIPGPMSASSTGASASTSTTAATLVNVITSSGTSKSGPKSSISTFTAASGKPSSSLFPPGIDPTARAPLLIGDTFSPSSSPPSPSSDPEDDRDDDRRAHPLIDVEVSLSGGRYSIRGQRLFWWYDIPKEGEPRREYVLEVKRRGGPVGVPPTKGPQDKKKSRAKNGKEGWSGASASMLSLFVSNGSKEQVGEDKESRRRERERRKRQQQQGGEGEDKNRGCCQSLCDEHGGLFGGCVIA, encoded by the exons ATGCCCCAAATCCCGGCAACCTCACCGGCAACAGGCCTCCCGACTACCCCATCTTTCCTGCACACGACATCGTTTTCATTCGTCGATACACATGGGCGcacgctgctgctgcgtgGTGTGAACCTGAGCGGCGCGTCTAAAGCCCCCGTGGGTCGCCTCTCGCATGTGCTGGACGGGTTCTGGGAGAGTGCGGGGGCAGACGAGGATACGGATTGTTGGTAcggggaagaagaagatgacgaagaagctATTgtagatgacgaagaagatgaggataGGGTTGGGGAGAGCTCGGGCAGCAGCTCCGGGCGGAGTAGTCGGGCGAGCAGTAGAAGTTCAGGAAaaggcaagggcaaggcacGGGACAAGCTGAGCTTTGTTGGGCGCCCCCTGCGGCTGGAAGATGGTAGTGCGGATGTCCACCTCGCGCGCCTCCGTGGATGGGGCTTCAATCTGCTCAGGTTCCCATTCACTTGGGAGGCGCTGGAGCATGAAGGGCC TGGCAAATACGACTACGAGTTCATGGACTATACGATTCAAGTTCTCTGTAAATGCAAAGAGTACGGTTTCAGAGTATACATGGATCCACACCAAGACACT TGGTCCCGTTTCTCTGGCGGTTCCGGTGCGCCTTTCTGGACCCTCCCCGCCTGCGGCATCAACCCACGACACATAACCGCGACCCAAGCCGCCCTCCTCCACTGCGAATACCCATCCCCATACGACCCCTCAGGCCCCGCCCCCGCAACGCTCCCCGCCATGGCCTGGTCGACAAACTATGGCCGTCTCCTCTCACAGACCGTCTTCACACTTTTCTTTGCCGGACGTGATTTTGCGCCAAATTGCATCATCGATGGCGTGAACATCCAAGATTACCTCCAGTCACACTACATTGAAGCTTGCGGGCGGCTTGCGGACCGTATTCGCGCGTACGATGACGCGCAGATTGCAGCGGGTGTGTGGCGGAGAGGCGAGGGCTTGCTGGATGCATGTGTGATTGGATGGGACTCGCTGAACGAGCCGTTTGAGGGTTTGTGTGGGTGGGTAGATCTCGCTGTGAATCCGACCGCTCAGGGATCGACGCTCAAGAAAGGCACGTATCCTACACCGGCACAGAGTCTGCGGCTTGGCATGGGCCAAAAGCAAACGGTTGAGCACTGGACGTTCGGCGCGTTCGGTCCTACGCGCGACGGTGTAGTTGAGATTGACCCCAAGGGACGCAAAGTATGGGCGGACGCTGCTgcactctcacctgatgcCGACTCCGACTGGGCGGGTGGCGAGTTGCCAGACGGCACGCATCCGCGCTGGGGGTGGAAGCGCGATGTGTCGAAATGGCCGTTGGGGACGTGTATCTGGGCACAGCACGGCGTCTGGGACGTTGAGACAGGCTTTGTGCTGCGTCCTGCGTACTTCCGCACGCACCCGGTGACGGGCGTCGAGGTCGAGTTCCTGTCCGACTACTGGAAGCCGCATTGGCTTGCGTACGCCGCTCGTGTACGGCGCGCCCACCCTGAAGGCATGGTCTTCGTCCAGCCTCCGGTCTTTGCGATTCCGCCTGCGTtcacagaggaagagctcGGTGGGCGCACTGCATACGCGCCACATTACTATGACGGCCTCACGCTTGTCACGCGCCACTGGAACTGGTTCAACGCGGATGCGCTAGGGTTGCTGCGAGGCAAGTATACGTCGGCGCTGCGCGCGGTGAAGCTCGGTGAGGGCGCGATCCGCAAGTCACTGCACGAGCAGCTGGGGTACCTCCAGGGCGACGTGTCTGCGGCATCTGGCGTGCTGGGTGGTGATTCGACGCGCGGGTATCCGACGGTGATTGGGGAGATCGGGACGCCGTTCGATATGGATGGGAAGCGTGCGTATGGGTGGACGGACTCGGGTAAACACCAGGGGGATTACAGCTCACAGGAAAAGGCGCTCGACGCCAGTCTACAGGCGTGCGATGCGTGGGTGCTGACGAAGGGtaaggagagggagagggaacgCGAAACAGGTGGGGGTAATGGGCGAGGGGATAGTTTGAATTATACGGTGTGGACGTATGTCCCCGACGACCATTCACATGAATGGGGAGATGGATGGAACTTGGAGGATTTGAGTTTGTGGAGTCCAGATGATGTTGTTagggacgacgaggaggaatgttgttgttgctgtgatgaagaagatgaaacaGACATTGTGCGCcgtcaacagcagcaacagcggGAGGCGGAGGGTGTGTACGGGGACGTGCAGGATATGCGCATACCTCGCGTCTCCTCTGACAACAATGAACTGGACGACGTCGTTGCTGAGGCCGATGCCACGACGCTCCGCACGGACAGTCGTGCGGTGCTCCTCATGGACGGTGAACGCGAGGCCGATGCGCTCGCTAGTCTCGCCGGCGCTGGAGCTCATGCTAGCAGCGCGTCGGCGATCAAATGCAACTGCTCTCCTCGCAACTGCGCGCGCCGCCGACGCCGTCCCCAAGTTTCGCGGGCGGGGTCGAGTGCTAAATTGGTGAAAGCTGATCGCAAGTTACAGCGTCAGCAGCAGCCGGAGCGGTCGCTGCCTATGACAGCGGCGTTGTCGTCTTTGAGTCTTGCAACCCTCGGGTCGTCGACGGGTATGGGCGTGGATGTGCATGCGCTCTCGCAGCAAGTTCAAAGGCAGCGATTCACTCGCGCCCAGTCCTCCGCCCAGCAACTTGAACAGGATGAACGGGGAAGACCGGGGAACGCGCGCTCGAGGTCCAAGGTGTCGGTTGCGTCGACCGCGACGGCGTCGTCGTTTGATTCGGAGCGTACGTCAAagtcaagtttggtgaaacatcgccatcatcatcacaGTAAATCATGTCCCCGACATCATCCACACACCCGTTCATcatcctccaattccacttCTTCCGGTATCCCGCTCCCCCTCCTCCGTGCGGGTTACGACCTGAACCCGTACACATTCCTGACGAATGGCGCCCGCGCTGTGCGTGCGTTCGCGCGGCCGTGGCCTGTTGCCGTTGTGGGTCGTGCAGTGGATGTACGATTTGACGTGGCAAAGGGCGTGTTCAAGCTTGTGGTATGGGTTGGGTGGGAAGACCGGCCGCCTGCTGGTAGCAGTAATCGCAGCAGTAGGAGTAGTGGTACCAGAACCCAGGAAGACGGTGATGAAGGGGGAGTGGAGAGACGGATGCCAACTGAGGTGTTCTTACCGCTTGTGCACTATGCACATCCCAGGTTGCTTGAGAGCGCACGGAGTGGGAAAGATAGCACGCGGAGGAGCtcgaaggaggagaaagcaAAGGCGATGGAGAAATATGCAGCACAGGGAAACTTGAAGCTGAGAGATGAGCGTGGGCGAGGAGGTTACCCGCCTACGGCAAGCATGGCAAGCCTCGTCCCGCACGATGGAGATGAAGAGGGTGCCGCACAGCGACGAGGGACGAGTTTGGAGTCGAGTGTGACCACGCTGGCGCCGACGCCTGTTATCACGAGTgcgccgccaccgccgcatGTGCGCGCTCTCGAACCGGTGACGCGCAAGTCAAGCGATGAGCTCAGTTCGCCTCTGAGCACGATGACGAACCCTATTCCTGGACCTATGAGCGCGTCGAGCACGGGTGCAAGTGCGAGTACGAGTACGACGGCTGCTACGCTCGTGAACGTCATCACCTCCTCCGGTACCTCCAAGTCTGGCCCCAAATCCTCGATTTCGACGTTTACCGCTGCCTCTGGCAAGCCGAGTAGCAGTCTGTTCCCACCTGGTATTGACCCCACCGCACGCGCACCGCTGCTCATTGGGGATACGTTCTCCCCATCTTCGTCACCGCCGTCTCCATCCTCTGACCCCGAAGACGATCGCGACGACGACCGCCGCGCGCACCCGCTCATCGACGTCGAAGTCTCTCTCTCTGGCGGGCGGTACTCTATCCGCGGCCAACGCCTGTTCTGGTGGTACGATATCCCAAAAGAGGGTGAGCCGCGACGGGAGTATGTTTTGGAAGTGAAACGCCGCGGTGGGCCTGTGGGTGTTCCGCCTACCAAGGGGCCACAGGATAAGAAGAAATCTAGAGCGAAGAATGGAAAGGAGGGGTGGTCTGGGGCGTCGGCATCTATGTTGTCGTTGTTTGTGAGCAATGGAAGTAAAGAACAGGTGGGGGAGGATAAAGAAAGTCGtcggagggagagggagaggaggaaacgacagcaacagcaaggcggggagggagaggacaAGAATAGAGGGTGTTGTCAGAGCCTGTGTGATGAGCATGGAGGCCTGTTTGGCGGCTGCGTTATCGCTTGA
- a CDS encoding Werner Syndrome-like exonuclease, whose amino-acid sequence MKSSPCIRSREPNENDNSSYKSLCTAFDNRLRLFMNTELFPVNNEREQDHIPAAQNGMQSQFGAPLRLGGNADARVLTLTVVTSHTDNLADAPNAALGTPSSSVTAPLATCAHTVAVDSPRPRRGRPPGSGYKQKRAAALALEGVAPPAKRPRGRPKKQKLASPAVSIEFRTSTNPGTSRITPPALLAPPYSFVPPSRSSNHSPRPSVPPQLHSGQLVASNPCTTRPPPSTHTTPPHDTIIGSEDPQREIVPLDDDDASGDGVGVEDDLDDDEDCPSPLSSGAPMVKPLPEWLMEQFRQHLKESRQRDANGLPPLYANQHTFWFPTKSNGMGTKQFSDGLRTQHLLRHDLLNLQYLTHLCERRNTLDGTWNNRKFESFLPFNDTSPRGRHGYIPSAQWIRDMYDSFIEKHGHDFNQHTAMLTGEICAIDHSHKITKHLARVEGEQVFTGLLTVTNEKGEIRTCNLVATKAQSQSELPLKAMAKSLDLYGHSQPQLFFTDNITDKAFLERCFPSLRAGVVPVEKYADLEPFELSPQVKLLPKDSPHSINDAARSILDDVPQDQGYIAVGFDSEWNVELSSRGHVTHRGKTAIIQIAYQDCIYVLQISEMLAKGDLPHQLKLLLAHPRILKVGRMIKSDLSYLQKASNSSYDFVGGVDLGKLAKDRLLISNISKTSLADLCARILHKRLDKNVPERISNLWENIVLSPEQLSYAAKDAYASLCLYKEMQNIKVPSLLPSLVEPCMPVILFSNDNTTIIAEGQISRHARSQTYDGIKVSARRTVIDVLKVLVPGAIIPQHRRQTLKSFGQTPFSIVCLQSHLRLYDPAASSTRTIKFCESASSEPETETPYESASIFQDADSECDFAAPNDSEPSCSVGDLLSDDLSEGCSTDSVQGFEVDPESVLFCKEYLGKDPDQWDYTLHSRVIKDVWHVFHMFYIPATHGLRKQFTRDLRDAIFIPDKDDKDRIDAIGATWSPPQTYEQLRNSRSEWHHIPSPHIVYEYLAKVFRTYGPLRDPKTKKPLFSVEGWKTAKHILELAIGGYLSDPPGIPLYTRIGTDKSTGLPIYRCARGTNTTEGGVHTHIRSRLPKFGTSFRHMQACLKDFVLRHNLQTGTYNSTGQPYRSHFSIWIINKLQELTISLDNILINPVQIDGWVNGNLYSPTTEVLGILPIPESIRTATGMLPYNSNTVIPNQPQMHQYLANIQGTRKPVLPVHTATEKKLFHDLIKSHAAFSPVSGEPQWRDAVPVWNAKADITNDVSYKLVEQLSAYYNKWKTLSHIHETLSLTADIRGPLSIIIHDPSRSRKAPVVPFKPCPQPLTACEGLLETNDNGNRMLAPLPITTNAMHVDSDLPSQQLSRDDMASRDIEFWRETDVISAPQQLEHQQMCPTSPRSHQLQNKIIMEKLARQRVVESLQKTKPIKKPRKRRTCRKCGQRDCSGSSNVNLCRNRCQDCGQYNSCKGRNTKRPTKKCYEGWN is encoded by the exons ATGAAGTCATCCCCGTGCATCCGTTCTCGAGAACCCAACGAGAACGACAACTCCAGCTATAAATCTCTTTGTACTGCCTTCGATAACCGGCTTCGTTTATTTATGAACACGGAATTATTTCCTGTGAACAACGAACGCGAACAAGATCACATTCCGGCTGCACAGAATGGAATGCAGAGCCAGTTTGGGGCACCTTTGAGGCTCGGAGGCAATGCTGACGCAAG GGTACTCACACTCACGGTTGTCACTTCCCACACAGATAATCTTGCCGATGCCCCAAATGCAGCTCTTGGGACACCTTCGTCGTCGGTGACGGCCCCTCTTGCAACGTGTGCGCACACCGTTGCCGTCGATTCCCCACGTCCACGACGCGGTCGACCTCCTGGATCCGGGTACAAACAAAAGCGAGCGGCTGCACTAGCGTTAGAGGGAGTAGCGCCGCCTGCAAAACGTCCACGAGGAAGGCCAAAAAAACAGAAGTTGGCATCTCCTGCAGTGTCGATCGAATTCAGGACATCG ACAAATCCTGGTACTAGCAGGATAACACCTCCAGCTTTGCTTGCCCCACCTTATTCCTTTGTTCCACCATCCCGCAGTTCAAATCATAGTCCCAGACCCAGTGTACCGCCTCAACTGCACAGCGGCCAGTTGGTTGCATCCAATCCCTGCACCACACGTCCGCCACCATCTACCCACACAACGCCTCCACATGATACAATTATTGGTAGTGAAGATCCACAGCGCGAAATTGTGCCGctggatgatgacgatgcaTCTGgagatggtgttggtgtcgaagatgatttggatgacgatgaagattgCCCTTCACCTTTGTCTTCTGGAGCTCCCATGGTAAAGCCGTTACCCGAGTGGCTGATGGAGCAATTTCGACAACATCTCAAAGAGTCGCGGCAACGCGACGCAAATGGTCTGCCTCCATTATATGCCAATCAACACACATTTTGGTTTCCGACAAAATCG AATGGTATGGGAACAAAGCAATTTTCCGACGGTTTGCGTACACAGCATCTGCTTCGACATGACCTGCTCAATCTGCAGTATCTGACACACCTTTGCGAACGAAGAAACACATTGGATGGCACCTGGAATAACAGAAAATTTGAATCCTTTCTGCCCTTCAATGACACAAGCCCAAGAGGACGTCATGGATATATTCCTAGTGCCCAATGGATTCGAGATATGTATGACTCGTTTATTGAAAAGCACGGCCACGATTTCAACCAGCACACGGCGATGTTGACGGGTGAGATATGTGCTATTGACCATAGCCACAAA ATTACAAAACACTTAGCCCGTGTCGAAGGTGAACAGGTTTTCACTGGCCTTCTTACGGTAACCAATGAAAAAGGCGAAATAAGGACGTGCAATCTTGTTGCAACCAAAGCGCAATCACAATCTGAATTGCCTTTGAAAGCCATGGCAAAGTCTCTTGATCTTTACGGTCACTCCCAGCCTCAACTTTTCTTCACCGATAATATCACCGATAAGGCATTCTTGGAGCGGTGCTTCCCTTCTCTTCGAGCCGGTGTAGTGCCAGTTGAAAAGTATGCAGATTTGGAGCCCTTTGAACTTTCTCCGCAGGTCAAGCTTCTTCCCAAGGATTCACCACACTCAATCAATGATGCTGCACGATCTATTCTCGATGATGTTCCCCAGGATCAGGGATATATTGCTGTTGGTTTTGATTCTGAATGGAATGTAGAGCTTTCGTCTCGTGGTCACGTGACCCATCGTGGCAAGACAGCGATTATACAAATTGCTTATCAGGATTGCATATATGTGCTTCAG ATTAGTGAAATGCTTGCAAAGGGGGACCTGCCACATCAACTAAAGCTGTTACTCGCTCATCCACGAATTTTGAAAGTGGGTCGGATGATCAAATCTGACCTCTCTTATCTCCAAAAAGCCTCTAACTCGTCGTATGACTTTGTCGGGGGAGTTGATCTTGGAAAACTTGCCAAAGATCGCCTTTTAATatcaaatatttcaaaaacaagTCTGGCAGATCTGTGTGCACGGATTTTGCATAAACGTCTCGACAAAAATGTACCAGAACGAATCAGTAACTTGTGGGAGAATATTGTTTTGTCCCCCGAGCAGTTAAGCTATGCTGCAAAAGATGCATACGCTTCGCTCTGCCTCTACAAAGAAATGCAAAACATCAAAGTGCCATCTCTACTCCCATCATTGGTGGAACCTTGCATGCCGGTCATTCTCTTCAGCAACGATAACACTACAATCATTGCAGAAGGTCAAATATCACGTCACGCCCGAAGCCAAACATATGATGGAATCAAAGTTTCTGCACGGAGAACAGTTATTGATGTTCTCAAAGTTCTTGTTCCGGGTGCGATTATTCCACAGCATCGTCGGCAAACTCTGAAATCGTTTGGCCAAACACCGTTTTCGATAGTCTGCTTACAGAGCCATCTTCGACTTTATGATCCTGCCGCCTCATCAACAAGGACAATCAAATTTTGTGAATCTGCCAGCTCCGAGCCTGAAACCGAAACCCCCTATGAATCTGCAAGCATTTTTCAGGATGCTGATTCCGAATGTGACTTTGCTGCACCCAATGATTCAGAGCCTTCTTGCTCGGTTGGGGATCTCTTATCTGATGACCTCTCTGAAGGATGTTCTACTGATTCTGTGCAAGGCTTTGAGGTTGATCCTGAAAGTGTGTTATTCTGCAAGGAGTACTTGGGAAAAGATCCAGATCAGTGGGATTATACACTGCACAGTCGTGTCATCAAGGACGTGTGGCATGTTTTCCACATGTTCTACATTCCCGCCACTCATGGGCTCCGAAAGCAGTTTACTCGTGATCTGCGCGATGCAATCTTTATTCCTGATAAAGATGACAAGGATCGTATTGACGCAATTGGTGCAACGTGGTCTCCACCTCAAACATATGAGCAGCTACGAAATTCACGCTCAGAATGG CACCATATTCCATCACCACATATTGTCTATGAATATCTTGCCAAAGTCTTTCGCACATATGGTCCCTTGAGGGatcccaaaaccaaaaagcCCCTGTTTTCAGTGGAAGGCTGGAAAACTGCCAAACATATTCTTGAACTTGCTATAGGAGGATATTTATCTGATCCTCCTGGAATTCCTTTGTATACACGAATTGGGACCGACAAATCAACAGGCCTTCCCATATACAGATGTGCCCGTGGTACAAATACAACTGAAGGCGGTGTTCATACCCATATACGGTCCCGCTTGCCAAAGTTTGGCACGTCTTTCCGACATATGCAGGCTTGTCTTAAGGACTTTGTTCTTCGGCACAATCTCCAG ACGGGTACATACAACTCTACTGGCCAACCATATCGAAGTCATTTCTCGATATGGATCATAAACAAACTCCAGGAACTTACAATTTCACTCGACAATATACTCATCAACCCAGTCCAAATTGATGGCTGGGTCAATGGCAACCTCTATTCGCCAACGACTGAAGTTCTTGGGATTCTGCCTATTCCAGAAAGCATTCGAACGGCCACAGGCATGCTTCCATATAATTCAAATACTGTTATTCCTAATCAGCCACAAATGCATCAGTATCTTGCCAATATTCAGGGCACTCGAAAGCCTGTGCTACCTGTTCATACAGCAACGGAAAAGAAGCTCTTCCATGATCTGATCAAAAGTCACGCTGCCTTTAGTCCGGTGTCTGGAGAGCCACAATGGCGAGATGCAGTTCCAGTATGGAATGCAAAGGCTGACATAACAAATGATGTCTCTTACAAG CTTGTTGAGCAATTGAGCGCATATTATAATAAATGGAAAACACTTTCACACATCCACGAAACTCTGTCTCTTACTGCAGATATCCGTGGACCACTCTCAATCATCATTCACGACCCATCACGTTCACGAAAAGCACCTGTTGTACCTTTCAAACCGTGCCCACAACCTCTCACTGCTTGCGAAGGCTTGCTAGAAACCAATGATAATGGAAATCGCATGTTGGCACCGTTGCCCATTACAACAAATGCCATGCATGTTGACTCGGATTTACCAAGTCAACAGCTTTCTCGCGATGACATGGCAAGCCGGGACATTGAATTTTGGCGCGAAACAGATGTTATTTCAGCTCCTCAACAACTCGAACATCAGCAAATGTGCCCTACCTCGCCTAGAAGCCATCAATTACAgaacaaaatcattatggaGAAGCTTGCGCGTCAACGAGTGGTTGAATCACTCCAGAAAACAAAGCCAATCAAAAAGCCACGAAAACGGCGGACGTGCCGCAAATGTGGCCAAAGAGACTGCTCCGGAAGCAGCAACGTTAACCTGTGTCGCAACCGCTGTCAAGATTGCGGCCAATACAATAGCTGCAAAGGCAGAAATACAAAGAGACCCACGAAGAAGTGTTATGAGGGATGGAATTAA